From Takifugu flavidus isolate HTHZ2018 unplaced genomic scaffold, ASM371156v2 ctg1034, whole genome shotgun sequence:
gatatgtttggagaaatttggtgaggatttcttttttgtttgtattttgtttatctatggcatcatttgcaaaattctagatttaaacattaaacggtgttcatttctaattatattttgtttttagctcagacagctacGATGGAAGTTTCTCaatctttgaattggaagaccaattataacttggtcaaacctggacagaacctgactttgccgtgtcttcacagaaGTGATGTTTCTACCCagatctcttggtttaaagaaactctgggagagaaGCCGATTCTGCTCGGTACATACTGGATATTAAGGAATCGTTGTAGCTGTGTTAATGACTCCAATCCACGTTTCCAACTACATGCTGGTAAAAAAGGAGctaatctgacaataacagatttgaagttatcagactcagccacctattactgtgtaaatcagtatttatcagtatttgactttacagaaggttataatgtcattgtagagggttcagggttgaccatagatcagtcagcatcacagtctatccaagcagaaggttctgtgatgctgaattgtacagtccatactgggtggacttgtgatggggatcacactgtttactggttcagaaactctggacaatctcaactgggactcatgtacagccatacaggcgggaataagcagtgtgagaggaaaaccaacacctgtttctacagcttctccatgaagaacctgaacacttctcagactgggacctactattgtgctgttgcagcatgtggacacattctgtttggaaatggaaccaagctggtgtttgagggtgagtgagtttgaaattattttattcaaaagctGTTAAAGTGCTATTTTATGTGCAGATTGTTTCCATACgcctgtaaaaataataaagccaACATGACctcagtgttaaaaaaaaaatccaaaatgtaaCTTAATTTCTTAATTGCTCTATGTTTAAACACATAGAGCAATTTATAGCAACATGAACCTTAAGTTCTAAGTTCATACAGTCATAAAATGTATGCTGTTTGAATtttacaccacagcagcacattaaaaacatttgtggtcAAAGTATAACTTTAACTCATATTTTTGTTATGTCAGTATAGATTCTCtttaaatactgtttttatAAAATAATGTGTGAATGGTGATGCCTGTAGTTTCGCTGAATtagaaaataatgacatcataactgcCGTGATATAAAGTGAGAAGACAAATATGTGTAAAGACCTAAATAATTATCTGAAACAGTatcgcggatatcacaatttctgatgcctctcattacagatgaaggaaaatatcttgttttggtgtatttcctcagtgcgacctggatatttaccatcatcgTGGTTATTTTATTAACCATTTCAGTTTATATgacgaaaaagagaaacagccaacactctctgggtaactgatgtaatataTTTGAATATTcttaaaataatataaatgaatattacagtcacagctgcaattataaaggtGATTATTACACGTCCGGTCTGCTTTTAGAtagtaattttacatttctaacattccattttatttttcagaattgCATGTAAGACTCTCACCTCTGTCCAAACCAAAGGTATTTTCTATTAGTCAGAATAAAGtcgttcattaaatattcaaaagcactgagttcattgttgtcatttacaggattgtccagatgcagatggttctgttttgtggaagaagaagatgaacagagaacatacctggactgaatgtgtttacttcagtgtaaagcagtagaatagaaaaatgttttatgtttaAGTTTTATTTCTGAGTTGCAAATACCTGAACAAAAGCTTTGTGTGGACATATTGTAGCCAAACTAGGAATTTGACAATGATTACTTGGTTTTAGATTATGAACctcaaaaacaattatttaattGGCTTAAACTTGCAATAAAAGTCCATTCCACCTCAACTCATTGGTTTCAGAGCCTGGGTACTTGAGAAAAACTTATTCAACAGAACTGGTGGTTGGAGTAAATCGCTAACTGTACTTGTTCAAGCTCTACTgcctgttcttcttcaccatggaactgaaaccttgacttctgtctgctgctgtgttcatctATAGATGATAAACACACTCAGTTCTCAGTTTACTTCCTTGGTGCATCATCATTCAGCACCTTTCTGGTAGAGTATCTGGCTTTCTCGGTGTGCATGATgaacagtcacagctgcaattataaaggtgtgattaattacacttctgggcttattttagagggtaattttacatttctaacattccattttatttttcagaatcaCATGTAAGACTCACCTCTATTCAAACCAAAggtatttttttattgtcagaataaagtcgttcattaaatattcgaaaggcactgagttcattgttgtcatttacaggattgtccagatgcagatggttctgttttgtggaagaagaagatgaacagagaatatacctggactgaatgtgtttacttcagtgtaaagcagtacaatagaaaaatgaccattttcaacaattttaaaTATCTTGTAgtttcagaaaactcacaaaatagaaaaggctcttctgtggttgatttatagatatttgatttattgtgtacaTTCTACATTGTTCAGGATGATCAGATCCTTGgtacaataaaggaggaaataaccaacacacacttgattgtcTTGTCCTCCAACTACCAAcgaatcatggtggaggagcttaagtGTCCTCAACGTCCCAGaatctgttttgtcttaatttgcccCTCATAAGGCCTCCAATGGGAAAGGGGTAATAGGTGGAGGGCCAGATAAAGCACAGATCTCAAAGACATTATCAATTAGGAACAGCATATCCCACTTAGTGACCAGGGGGCCTAGGCCTGTGGTTGGAGCAGATTTGTGTGCGACCAATGGCTGGGACTTTGTCTATGGGCCCAGATCGtccaaacataaaacagagacATGAGTCTGTCTTGCAGCAGGGTCTGGGGCCATATGCATTAGGTGATAGGCCATGGCAGGGACACACAAGGATAAAAAAAGACCTCAAGGAaatcctcagcagaaagaaaagttcctttttcacatgctctgattctgagaagaaggaagtcaatagagaagttaagcatgacatgaaagcagccaagCTATCGTACAAACCACCCCTTTTACACATGgtcctgctgtatctgctgtcagtatctgccacaggctgtatctcccagggctttatttccccaggtttctgattggtgcaacaactgactggagctaaatgtcactaaaaccaagagattggtggtgactttccaacaagcacttgcagctgttgaatgtttcttattttacaaaaaaatatccttaaagttgaaaaagactgtaaataatccagaatGCGCAGCTGTTAATTTAGTGTGGCACTTTAGTTTAGACACCCTAGGTGTTAGGGTGTTAGcttacacacccccacacatgtGACACTATGCAgtagaaacaaaaccacaacatcAGTTACTGCTCgacctgtttgctgtctgtttttacatttgaaatgatatttcttttctttctttcttcttcttcttggaataaaacattacataattaTACACATCATGTAAAGAAATATCAAGTAATATACCATACCATTCATACGTTACCATACGTACAGCCATGTTTTTAGACTATGATGCAAAACACTTAAAGTTTTGacgtgtttaaaaataatcctgtaCTTATATATTTTGTCCTGCAGTCAATCTTCTTCTAAAATAAGATTCAAATAAAGTTGCAGCCCTTTATTgtctaaaatgtccaaatgGATTTTTTGTAACACAGTCAGAATCTTTTTTGGGCTTGacttttccccttctgtcttggtggtttcaaacaggaagtctttgctgtgtcttaacacacagcagtcaaacTACATCGCTTCACTCTCTTGACCTTGGCATTCAAAGACAACTAGTGTAAGGAAAATGACATTGctgtaatgttaatgtgatcCCCATTGCAGTCACATCAACACATCTTCTTGTCAAtagtgttatttctgtttgtattaAGCACATTTATCCATCGAATGTCtgtatgcaaacatttttagattagattatattttagattataatgacacattcacttgagtacatacattttgtttaatatatAGGTTAATAAGTGGACTAATTCATGATTTTATAGGcttacaaaaa
This genomic window contains:
- the LOC130519635 gene encoding uncharacterized protein LOC130519635; this encodes MTSAKLIFWLICLEKFAQTATMEVSQSLNWKTNYNLVKPGQNLTLPCLHRSDVSTQISWFKETLGEKPILLGTYWILRNRCSCVNDSNPRFQLHAGKKGANLTITDLKLSDSATYYCVNQYLSVFDFTEGYNVIVEGSGLTIDQSASQSIQAEGSVMLNCTVHTGWTCDGDHTVYWFRNSGQSQLGLMYSHTGGNKQCERKTNTCFYSFSMKNLNTSQTGTYYCAVAACGHILFGNGTKLVFEDEGKYLVLVYFLSATWIFTIIVVILLTISVYMTKKRNSQHSLELHVRLSPLSKPKDCPDADGSVLWKKKMNREHTWTECVYFSVKQ